One stretch of Schlesneria sp. DSM 10557 DNA includes these proteins:
- a CDS encoding DUF1080 domain-containing protein, protein MSRTWITSAIVCGLLAGTPLMSQDKPNAKLAFLDSKSAGPDYQIQGEYIGKVNGKTIGANVIARGDGKFHVVAFPGGLPGAGWEPGTAEKIQLDFETKDGVVKAVDQGNETTISNGIIYVKHGDYKGELKRLHRESPTLAKSAPEGAIVLFNGTNTDQWEPGKPEDVGLMGVGTRTKKVFTDYHLHLEFRTPFMPNATGQQRGNSGLYLGDQYECQILDSFGLEGLDNECGGIYRNAKPKVNMCYPPLAWQTYDVDFTCAKFDADGKVTAPARATIRHNGVVIHDNIPLSPTPGGKQSDEKPGAIFLQDHGDPVRFRNIWLVEKK, encoded by the coding sequence ATGAGTCGTACATGGATTACCTCTGCCATCGTGTGCGGGTTGCTCGCTGGCACACCGTTGATGAGTCAGGACAAACCAAACGCCAAGCTCGCGTTCCTCGACTCAAAGTCGGCTGGTCCCGACTACCAGATTCAAGGTGAATACATCGGCAAAGTGAACGGGAAGACGATCGGGGCGAACGTGATTGCTCGTGGAGACGGCAAGTTCCACGTTGTCGCGTTCCCGGGGGGCCTGCCGGGCGCGGGTTGGGAACCTGGTACTGCAGAAAAGATCCAGCTCGATTTCGAGACAAAAGACGGGGTTGTCAAAGCCGTTGATCAAGGCAATGAAACGACCATTTCCAATGGAATTATCTATGTGAAACATGGTGATTACAAAGGTGAACTGAAGCGACTCCATCGCGAATCGCCCACGTTGGCCAAGTCGGCACCTGAAGGGGCGATTGTCCTCTTCAACGGGACCAATACCGATCAGTGGGAACCGGGTAAGCCTGAGGACGTAGGACTGATGGGAGTGGGAACTCGCACGAAAAAGGTCTTCACCGACTATCACCTGCATCTGGAATTTCGCACGCCGTTCATGCCAAATGCCACCGGACAGCAACGTGGTAACAGCGGGTTGTATCTGGGTGACCAGTATGAATGTCAGATTCTCGACTCGTTCGGTCTGGAAGGACTGGACAACGAGTGCGGGGGAATCTATCGCAATGCAAAGCCCAAGGTGAATATGTGCTACCCGCCACTCGCGTGGCAGACGTACGACGTGGACTTCACCTGTGCCAAATTTGATGCCGATGGAAAAGTGACCGCTCCGGCGCGAGCCACGATCCGCCACAACGGCGTCGTCATCCATGACAACATCCCGCTTTCCCCGACCCCCGGGGGAAAGCAGTCGGACGAGAAACCCGGAGCCATTTTCCTGCAGGATCATGGTGACCCGGTTCGCTTCCGAAACATCTGGCTTGTCGAGAAGAAGTAG
- the fdhF gene encoding formate dehydrogenase subunit alpha, which yields MTTMTLNGTVHEVNSGERLIDVIQRAGVELPSVCYHSQLGPLKTCDTCMVEVDGQLVRACALTVADGMCVVTTTNAARLAQRQAFDRILANHMLYCTVCDNNNGNCTIHNTTKMLKVEHQEIPFERKPYEVDNSNPFYRYDPDQCLLCGRCVEACQNVQVNETLSIDWTAEHPRVLWDGGADIGNSSCVSCGHCVTVCPCNALMEKSMIGHAGFLTGIPKKALDGMIDIVKGVEPESGYSAILQVSEAESAMRKSRVRRTKTVCTYCGVGCSFDVWTKDRHILKVAPEKGPTNGISTCVKGKFGWDFVNSEDRLTSPLIREGDSFRQASWDEALDLVARRFAEIKHQNGPDAIALISSSKCTNEESYLMQKLARAVIGTNNIDNCSRYCQAPATVGLFRTVGYGGDAGSISDIAQAGLVLIVGSNTAESHPVLATRVKRAHKLHGQKLVVADLREHEMARRADVFFQPHPGTDLVWLSAISRYLIDEGLINHEFLGRWVHGLEEYRRSLEMFTLEFAETTCGVSAATLMKVAQMIAAADGVCVLWAMGVTQHTMASDTSTAISNLLLITGNYMRPGAGAYPLRGHNNVQGASDQGAMPAMLPGYQSVTDPEVRARFEKAWGVTLPRTTGLDNHEMVDAIRDGQLKAMYLFGEEMSLVDSNANYVEEQFSKLEFFVVQDIFFTHTCQFADVILPAAPSLEKEGTFTSTERRIQRLYEVMEPLPGSRPDWRIIQELANRMNAGWNYRHPSEVMDEMASLTPLYAGVSYERLEGYRSLQWPVAEDGTDQPLLYTQQFAFPDGMARLYPIGWTVPTEQPDAEYDLHLNNGNLLEHFHSGNLTYRVPGIKTKTPDVFVEVSQELARERGIQSGTMVELTSRHGKIQLRALVTDRVKGHQLFMPMNSAESAVNRLTGSNTDAVTHTPAYKETAVRMRVVAGDIRSPLPRINHRFGHPTPKPGVEVELKWKRKDYSVPGGDLVQLEPYSRPT from the coding sequence ATGACCACAATGACACTCAATGGAACGGTTCACGAAGTGAACTCGGGAGAGCGATTGATCGACGTGATTCAGCGGGCGGGGGTCGAGTTACCGTCGGTCTGCTACCACTCACAGCTTGGGCCCCTTAAGACGTGCGATACCTGCATGGTCGAAGTAGATGGGCAACTTGTCAGGGCGTGCGCCCTGACGGTGGCCGATGGGATGTGTGTGGTCACGACGACGAATGCGGCACGTTTGGCACAGAGACAAGCCTTCGACCGGATTTTGGCCAATCACATGCTTTACTGCACTGTGTGTGATAACAACAACGGCAACTGCACGATTCACAACACGACGAAGATGTTGAAAGTCGAGCATCAGGAAATTCCGTTCGAACGGAAACCATACGAGGTCGACAATTCTAATCCCTTTTATCGGTACGATCCTGATCAATGTTTGCTGTGCGGTCGATGCGTCGAAGCTTGTCAGAACGTGCAGGTCAACGAAACTCTGTCGATCGACTGGACGGCGGAACATCCGCGCGTGCTCTGGGACGGCGGAGCCGACATCGGCAATTCCAGTTGCGTCTCGTGTGGGCACTGTGTCACGGTTTGTCCCTGCAATGCGCTGATGGAAAAGTCCATGATCGGCCACGCAGGGTTTCTGACAGGGATTCCCAAAAAGGCCCTGGATGGAATGATCGATATCGTGAAGGGGGTAGAGCCCGAATCAGGATACAGTGCCATCCTGCAGGTGTCGGAAGCCGAATCGGCGATGCGAAAATCACGCGTCCGCAGGACTAAAACGGTCTGTACCTATTGCGGAGTGGGATGCAGTTTTGATGTCTGGACCAAAGACCGCCACATCCTCAAAGTGGCACCCGAAAAGGGACCTACGAATGGAATCTCGACCTGCGTCAAAGGGAAGTTTGGCTGGGATTTTGTGAACAGCGAAGATCGACTCACGTCGCCGTTGATTCGCGAGGGGGACTCGTTCCGTCAGGCAAGCTGGGACGAGGCACTCGATCTGGTCGCGCGGCGGTTTGCGGAGATCAAACACCAGAATGGTCCTGACGCGATTGCATTGATCTCTTCGTCGAAATGCACCAACGAAGAGAGTTACCTCATGCAGAAGCTCGCCCGGGCGGTCATCGGGACAAACAACATCGACAACTGCTCTCGCTACTGTCAGGCCCCCGCGACGGTGGGGCTCTTCCGGACAGTCGGGTACGGCGGAGATGCCGGTTCTATCTCTGACATCGCGCAGGCAGGGCTGGTCCTGATCGTTGGCAGTAATACCGCGGAAAGCCATCCCGTTCTCGCGACCCGGGTGAAGCGAGCTCACAAGTTACACGGGCAGAAACTGGTCGTCGCGGATCTGCGCGAGCACGAAATGGCACGGCGTGCAGATGTGTTCTTCCAGCCTCATCCGGGCACGGACCTGGTCTGGCTATCAGCGATCAGCCGCTATCTGATTGATGAAGGTCTGATCAATCATGAATTCCTCGGTCGCTGGGTTCATGGCCTGGAGGAGTACCGACGAAGTCTGGAGATGTTCACTCTGGAGTTTGCCGAGACGACGTGCGGAGTTTCCGCTGCCACCTTAATGAAGGTGGCTCAGATGATCGCCGCGGCGGATGGGGTGTGCGTGCTGTGGGCGATGGGAGTGACTCAGCACACCATGGCCTCGGATACGTCGACTGCCATATCGAACCTGCTGCTGATCACCGGCAATTACATGCGGCCGGGGGCAGGTGCCTATCCGCTACGAGGGCACAACAACGTACAGGGGGCCAGTGATCAGGGAGCCATGCCGGCAATGCTTCCCGGTTACCAGTCGGTGACGGATCCCGAGGTCCGAGCACGCTTTGAAAAGGCTTGGGGCGTCACCTTGCCTCGCACTACGGGCCTGGATAACCACGAAATGGTCGACGCCATTCGCGATGGCCAGCTGAAGGCGATGTACCTGTTTGGTGAAGAAATGAGTCTTGTTGATTCCAACGCGAACTATGTCGAAGAGCAGTTCTCGAAGCTGGAGTTCTTTGTCGTTCAGGACATTTTCTTTACCCATACCTGCCAGTTTGCGGACGTGATTCTTCCCGCCGCCCCGAGTCTGGAAAAAGAGGGGACTTTCACGAGCACGGAACGACGGATTCAGCGACTTTACGAAGTCATGGAGCCGCTACCAGGAAGTCGTCCCGACTGGCGCATCATTCAGGAATTGGCCAATCGAATGAATGCGGGATGGAATTATCGACATCCTTCCGAAGTGATGGACGAAATGGCCTCACTCACCCCGTTATACGCGGGTGTCTCCTATGAACGGCTGGAGGGTTATCGCTCGCTTCAGTGGCCCGTCGCGGAGGACGGAACTGATCAACCGCTACTTTACACCCAGCAGTTTGCATTTCCCGACGGAATGGCGAGGCTATACCCGATCGGCTGGACAGTGCCGACAGAACAGCCGGATGCCGAGTACGACTTGCATCTGAACAACGGCAACTTGCTGGAGCATTTCCACTCGGGCAATCTGACCTACCGCGTCCCAGGGATCAAAACCAAGACGCCGGATGTTTTTGTGGAAGTCTCTCAGGAACTGGCTCGAGAGCGAGGTATTCAGAGTGGCACGATGGTGGAACTGACATCACGTCACGGCAAGATTCAACTCCGGGCCCTTGTGACAGACCGTGTGAAAGGCCATCAGTTGTTCATGCCCATGAATTCTGCGGAGTCGGCGGTGAACCGGTTGACGGGCAGCAACACGGACGCCGTAACGCACACGCCGGCATACAAAGAAACCGCGGTTCGTATGCGCGTTGTTGCGGGTGATATTCGCAGCCCGCTGCCCCGAATCAATCATCGCTTCGGCCATCCTACGCCAAAGCCGGGTGTCGAAGTCGAACTGAAGTGGAAGCGGAAAGACTATTCCGTACCAGGAGGCGACCTGGTTCAGCTCGAACCCTATTCCCGGCCGACGTAA
- the fdhD gene encoding formate dehydrogenase accessory sulfurtransferase FdhD translates to MDEVSIEEPLQIELTHVRGGKKHRYSVAVMMRTPGNDAELAAGFLFTEGIIKRHDDWSRIEYIDNNHVLVEFSRYAYLDVSKLERQSFVSSSCGVCGKRSIAAVFSEQQYPLTPGSPRLEVDLIHRLPEIQRKAQDNFHRTGGIHASALFDANGNLLSLFEDVGRHNALDKLIGNQMFADKLPLTQHILLLSGRASFELIQKACMAGIRVVAAVGAPSSLAVQLARETSMTLLGFVRENRFNVYADAGRLQFHRTSAPEVGSQPTEESKLQ, encoded by the coding sequence ATGGATGAGGTATCCATTGAAGAGCCACTGCAGATCGAACTGACGCATGTCAGAGGTGGGAAAAAACATCGCTACTCGGTGGCGGTCATGATGCGTACTCCCGGGAATGACGCAGAACTGGCCGCAGGGTTTCTCTTCACGGAAGGGATCATCAAAAGGCACGATGATTGGAGCCGAATCGAGTACATCGACAATAACCATGTACTGGTCGAGTTCAGCCGATACGCGTATCTGGACGTCTCCAAGCTGGAACGCCAGTCGTTCGTCTCATCGAGTTGCGGCGTCTGTGGCAAGAGATCAATCGCCGCAGTATTCTCAGAACAGCAATATCCTCTCACCCCCGGCAGCCCCCGTCTCGAGGTCGACCTGATCCATCGTTTGCCGGAGATTCAGCGAAAGGCTCAGGATAATTTCCACCGCACGGGAGGAATTCATGCGTCGGCTCTGTTTGACGCCAACGGCAATCTGCTGTCCCTGTTTGAGGATGTTGGACGCCACAATGCGCTCGACAAATTGATCGGCAATCAAATGTTCGCCGACAAGCTGCCTCTTACGCAGCACATCCTTCTCTTGAGCGGTCGCGCGAGCTTTGAACTGATCCAGAAAGCCTGTATGGCGGGGATCCGGGTCGTGGCCGCCGTGGGGGCTCCCTCAAGTCTCGCGGTGCAACTCGCAAGAGAGACATCGATGACACTCCTGGGCTTTGTTCGTGAGAACCGTTTCAACGTATACGCCGACGCCGGTCGTCTTCAATTTCACCGTACCTCAGCGCCCGAGGTTGGTTCCCAACCGACTGAAGAGAGCAAACTTCAATGA
- a CDS encoding DUF1080 domain-containing protein, whose product MRCFGLLVVCAVFFSSIEAADFPREKFDDSAFETIFDGKSLKGWHVSTQTGHSAASMHTSGGRWKLEDGAIIGSQDIPGNGGIILTDRAFGNFEVIVEMKNDFGPDSGLFLRSNERGQAYQYMIDYHDGGNLAGIYGEGLSGGIHHRNFDFLDAVTKIKTKDSLIPCPVQPADWPQFWKHGEWNELRARIESNPPKITTWINQVKFMEFTDTEKRHSDTGSIALQVHGGGDYTKQYVRYRNVRVKEWK is encoded by the coding sequence ATGAGATGTTTTGGATTGTTGGTCGTTTGTGCCGTCTTCTTCAGTTCCATTGAGGCAGCGGATTTCCCTCGCGAGAAATTTGACGACTCGGCATTCGAGACGATCTTTGATGGCAAGTCGCTGAAAGGCTGGCACGTCAGTACACAGACAGGGCACAGTGCGGCGAGTATGCATACCAGCGGGGGACGCTGGAAGCTCGAAGACGGTGCCATCATCGGCAGTCAGGACATTCCCGGAAACGGGGGAATCATTCTGACAGACCGGGCGTTTGGAAACTTCGAAGTAATCGTCGAAATGAAGAATGACTTCGGACCCGACAGTGGTCTGTTCCTGAGAAGCAACGAACGGGGGCAGGCTTACCAGTACATGATCGACTACCACGATGGTGGAAATCTCGCCGGCATCTATGGCGAAGGCCTGTCGGGCGGTATCCACCACCGCAACTTCGATTTCCTCGACGCCGTCACCAAAATCAAAACGAAAGACTCACTCATTCCCTGCCCGGTTCAGCCGGCTGACTGGCCTCAATTCTGGAAGCACGGCGAATGGAATGAACTTCGTGCCCGGATTGAAAGCAATCCCCCGAAGATCACCACCTGGATCAATCAGGTGAAGTTCATGGAGTTCACCGATACAGAGAAGCGGCATTCGGACACGGGAAGTATTGCGCTTCAGGTCCATGGCGGCGGGGACTATACAAAACAGTATGTCCGTTACCGGAACGTCCGTGTTAAAGAGTGGAAATAG
- a CDS encoding antibiotic biosynthesis monooxygenase — MMSESKIKPADTITVLVTRRIRDGGDDAFEDALKQWIPRLTRFPGHLGVQMLRPLQGDREYGAVITFRSTQDWEAFQQSSDYRQFLEEIKPLLDTNPGFVTANGLESWFLPPEDRGASLPPRWKMAIVTWMGVSFTVYTVTTLLAPYLSNWPWLPRFLLSNACVVSVLTWCVMPALTSVFRSWLSPRT; from the coding sequence ATGATGAGCGAATCGAAAATCAAACCGGCTGATACGATCACCGTCCTTGTCACGAGGAGGATCCGAGATGGCGGAGATGATGCTTTCGAAGATGCTCTGAAACAATGGATCCCGCGACTGACCCGGTTTCCGGGACATCTGGGAGTTCAGATGTTGCGTCCCTTACAGGGTGATCGGGAATACGGTGCGGTCATCACCTTCCGGTCAACGCAGGACTGGGAAGCATTTCAGCAATCTTCCGATTACCGGCAGTTTCTCGAAGAGATCAAGCCCCTCCTTGATACAAATCCTGGGTTTGTCACTGCCAACGGGTTGGAGAGCTGGTTCTTACCTCCGGAAGATCGTGGTGCATCCCTGCCACCACGCTGGAAGATGGCGATTGTGACCTGGATGGGAGTGAGCTTTACGGTCTATACCGTGACGACATTGCTGGCCCCGTATCTGAGCAATTGGCCGTGGCTGCCGAGATTTCTGTTAAGCAACGCGTGTGTCGTTAGTGTACTGACATGGTGCGTGATGCCGGCTCTTACCAGCGTCTTTCGTTCGTGGCTTTCTCCGCGAACTTGA
- a CDS encoding cupin domain-containing protein codes for MTQFGRRDFLSVAASVGAVSTWALARTQEAEGGNSTFMNNVPDPLLADKELPTFKFSLDKSVGKVIGGSSGKEATVLQLPISKGIAGVSMILEPGAMRELHWHATAAEWAFVLSGRVRTSVIDPQGNAEINDFGPGDVWYFPRGHGHMLECLGHESCHFILIFDNGYFSEFGTFSVSDWIGHVPKSLLAKNFGVPESSFNDFPKEEVYFARGAVPPDNQPIPLQNKKLPAQTHKYELLSQSPHATFKGGREWRVDSTRFPISTTITGVILDLEPGGLRELHWHPTADEWQYVIDGNISVTMFGSHGRYRTEELERGDVGYIPQGYGHSIENIGLKPCRVLIGFNTGVYAGIDLSQWLAGNSLDVLATNFSKPATLFEKFPHKDVFIADQEGH; via the coding sequence ATGACTCAATTCGGTCGGCGTGATTTCCTGTCGGTTGCAGCCTCAGTCGGTGCCGTTTCGACATGGGCCCTTGCACGCACCCAGGAGGCCGAAGGGGGAAACTCCACCTTCATGAATAACGTTCCCGATCCCTTGCTGGCGGACAAGGAACTGCCGACGTTCAAATTTTCACTGGATAAGTCGGTCGGCAAAGTCATCGGCGGAAGTTCGGGAAAGGAAGCGACGGTGCTGCAGCTTCCGATTTCCAAAGGGATCGCTGGCGTTTCGATGATTCTCGAACCTGGTGCGATGCGGGAACTTCACTGGCATGCTACGGCTGCGGAGTGGGCGTTTGTGCTGAGTGGTCGGGTGCGCACATCGGTGATTGATCCTCAGGGGAACGCAGAGATCAACGATTTCGGTCCCGGTGATGTCTGGTATTTTCCACGCGGCCATGGGCACATGCTCGAGTGTCTCGGGCATGAATCGTGTCACTTCATTCTGATCTTCGATAATGGATACTTTTCCGAGTTCGGCACCTTCAGCGTATCAGACTGGATTGGTCATGTTCCTAAGTCGCTGCTCGCCAAAAATTTCGGGGTCCCTGAGTCTTCGTTCAATGACTTCCCCAAAGAAGAAGTCTACTTTGCGCGAGGTGCCGTTCCTCCGGACAATCAGCCGATTCCCCTCCAGAACAAGAAGTTGCCTGCTCAAACGCACAAGTATGAGCTGCTGTCTCAGTCACCTCATGCCACGTTCAAAGGGGGGAGGGAATGGCGAGTTGATTCCACTCGTTTTCCGATCTCGACCACCATTACTGGAGTGATCCTCGATCTCGAGCCGGGCGGTTTGCGAGAACTGCACTGGCATCCCACGGCAGACGAATGGCAGTATGTGATTGACGGCAACATCAGCGTCACAATGTTTGGCTCACACGGACGGTATCGGACTGAAGAGCTGGAGCGAGGGGACGTGGGCTATATCCCACAAGGATACGGTCACTCCATCGAGAATATCGGATTAAAACCATGTCGTGTGCTCATCGGATTCAATACAGGGGTCTATGCCGGGATCGATCTGTCGCAATGGCTCGCCGGAAACTCGCTCGATGTGCTGGCAACCAACTTCAGCAAGCCTGCCACCCTGTTTGAGAAGTTCCCTCACAAAGATGTTTTTATTGCGGATCAAGAAGGTCACTGA
- a CDS encoding sugar ABC transporter ATP-binding protein, translated as MSTTPPPPLLDCRKIGVRYGGVVALTDVDLSLQAGEVHGVVGCNGAGKSTLMKVLAGVVPDYTGEILLDQKPVRLSSPREALSHGIAMVYQELSGIEQLSVAENLFLGRQPVTAWGQVNWQAMNRKATEALAQLDIHIDVRKRLGDFPLVIRQMVEIARGLDSGARILILDEPTSALSLPEAKRLFELIKRLQTRGVSIVFISHFLEDVLAICDRVTIMRDGRKLATRPASELNRATILSQMVGAGEDASSEECIETILPAAVSGVPRIELKGLTRAGLFDEIHLDVKPGECLGLYGFVGAGHQELTHAIAGALRFERGEILLDSKLFRTGDVATSVKDGVVLVAADRAATLARRAPIAHNMTLAHLQKNLGNWIVRHRELSVCRPMLEIVGCRPPNPTLRAGALSGGNQQKVVLAKWLLGPIRVLLLEEPTRGMDVHAKAEIMELVAKQKRQGAAVILASTEPELVLAHADRIATFARGKVTHVFGEGRVTKHDLMRNAEIESQN; from the coding sequence ATGTCGACGACACCCCCGCCTCCGCTCCTTGATTGTCGAAAGATCGGTGTTCGCTATGGGGGCGTTGTCGCGCTCACCGATGTCGACCTGAGTCTGCAAGCAGGCGAAGTTCACGGTGTCGTTGGTTGTAACGGGGCTGGTAAAAGTACCTTGATGAAGGTTCTGGCCGGCGTGGTGCCGGACTATACAGGCGAGATTCTGCTGGACCAGAAACCCGTCCGATTAAGTTCACCGCGCGAGGCACTGTCCCATGGCATCGCCATGGTCTATCAGGAATTGTCTGGCATCGAGCAGCTTTCCGTCGCCGAAAATCTGTTTCTCGGACGGCAGCCGGTCACCGCCTGGGGGCAGGTCAACTGGCAGGCGATGAACCGCAAGGCGACAGAAGCACTCGCGCAGCTCGACATCCACATCGACGTCAGGAAGCGGCTGGGCGACTTCCCCCTGGTGATTCGCCAGATGGTAGAAATTGCCCGGGGACTCGACAGTGGTGCAAGGATCCTGATCCTGGATGAGCCGACCAGCGCGCTCAGTCTGCCCGAAGCGAAACGGCTGTTTGAGCTGATCAAACGCTTGCAGACGCGAGGAGTCTCCATTGTCTTCATCAGTCACTTTCTGGAGGACGTACTGGCGATTTGTGACCGCGTCACCATCATGAGAGACGGGCGAAAGCTGGCGACTCGCCCCGCGTCCGAGTTAAATCGGGCCACGATTCTCAGTCAGATGGTCGGTGCGGGCGAAGACGCGTCGTCAGAGGAATGCATCGAAACTATTCTGCCCGCTGCCGTATCGGGCGTTCCCCGAATCGAATTGAAGGGACTGACACGTGCAGGGCTATTTGATGAGATTCACCTGGACGTGAAGCCGGGTGAGTGTCTGGGGCTGTATGGTTTTGTCGGGGCAGGCCATCAGGAACTGACACACGCCATTGCGGGAGCATTGCGTTTTGAACGGGGAGAGATCCTGCTGGACAGCAAATTATTCCGCACGGGAGATGTCGCCACGTCCGTGAAGGACGGAGTTGTGCTGGTGGCGGCAGATCGCGCGGCAACGCTGGCTCGTCGTGCACCGATTGCACACAACATGACGCTGGCTCACTTGCAGAAGAACCTGGGCAACTGGATCGTTCGCCATCGGGAACTGAGCGTCTGTCGTCCAATGCTGGAAATCGTCGGCTGTCGACCTCCTAACCCGACTCTCCGTGCCGGTGCATTGTCGGGCGGAAATCAGCAGAAAGTCGTCCTGGCCAAGTGGCTGTTGGGGCCGATCCGGGTACTCCTGCTGGAAGAACCCACTCGGGGGATGGACGTACACGCCAAGGCGGAAATCATGGAACTGGTCGCGAAACAGAAACGACAGGGGGCCGCAGTGATCCTCGCGTCCACTGAGCCGGAACTGGTCCTCGCCCACGCTGACCGGATTGCGACGTTTGCGAGAGGCAAGGTGACGCATGTCTTCGGTGAAGGGCGCGTGACCAAACATGATTTGATGCGAAACGCCGAAATCGAATCTCAAAACTGA
- a CDS encoding PLP-dependent aspartate aminotransferase family protein, translated as MTDQPSNASNASNESSPDPATIAARAGLAPPFTTRSSSPPIYMTTAFDLESLEQLDSVVGGREKGYIYTRDGNPNHEAFATDVAQLEHAESGVVTASGMGALTAILMATVKTGDHVLAARVLYGRTGQLLAHLAASFGIHVTYFDVEDVDSLKSLITPQTRLCIVESISNPLLEVADLPAIAAILDQIPLLVDNTFATPCLLRPIDHGASLVWHSVSKYLNGHGDVMAGIVVGPEGLIRKIRAMSSLYGVNANPFESWLAARGLRTLPLRMQRVSETALEVARFLEGHPHVAKVYYPGLSSHPNFERTQRLLPHGQGGMLAFEITGGRPAVDVLFRRLAEVIPFSPTLADARTTMSYPAGTSHKFMSSASRAEYGIGDGLVRLSIGLEAPDDLNRELGAALTSHV; from the coding sequence ATGACTGATCAGCCATCCAACGCATCCAACGCATCCAACGAATCCTCGCCTGATCCCGCCACAATCGCCGCTCGAGCCGGGTTGGCCCCCCCGTTCACAACGCGATCGAGTTCTCCTCCAATCTATATGACCACGGCGTTCGACCTCGAGTCGCTCGAGCAGCTCGATTCCGTCGTGGGAGGGCGAGAGAAAGGGTACATCTACACCCGTGACGGCAACCCGAACCATGAAGCGTTCGCAACCGATGTGGCTCAACTGGAACATGCCGAATCGGGAGTTGTCACCGCGTCCGGTATGGGTGCTCTGACTGCGATTCTGATGGCCACCGTGAAGACGGGTGACCATGTCCTCGCGGCCCGCGTGCTGTACGGTCGCACGGGGCAGCTACTCGCTCATCTGGCAGCCTCATTCGGCATCCATGTGACTTACTTCGATGTCGAGGATGTGGACTCACTCAAGTCACTCATCACACCTCAGACGCGGCTGTGCATTGTGGAATCGATCTCCAATCCACTGCTCGAAGTGGCCGACCTGCCGGCGATCGCAGCCATTCTGGATCAGATACCCCTGCTGGTCGACAACACGTTCGCAACGCCATGCCTGCTGCGACCGATAGATCATGGTGCGTCGCTGGTCTGGCATAGCGTCTCCAAATATCTGAACGGACACGGGGATGTCATGGCGGGTATCGTCGTCGGGCCGGAGGGTCTCATTCGCAAGATTCGAGCCATGTCCAGTCTTTACGGAGTGAACGCCAACCCATTCGAGTCATGGCTGGCCGCACGCGGACTTCGAACTTTGCCCCTGCGTATGCAGCGAGTTTCCGAGACGGCTCTCGAGGTGGCGCGGTTTCTGGAAGGTCATCCACACGTTGCGAAGGTCTACTACCCGGGGCTGAGCAGTCATCCAAACTTTGAACGTACTCAACGACTTTTGCCGCATGGACAAGGTGGGATGCTGGCTTTTGAAATCACCGGTGGTCGACCAGCGGTGGACGTGTTGTTTCGGCGGTTAGCTGAAGTAATTCCCTTCTCCCCCACGTTGGCGGATGCACGGACAACAATGTCCTATCCGGCAGGAACTTCCCACAAATTCATGAGTTCCGCATCGCGAGCGGAATATGGAATCGGAGATGGTCTGGTTCGACTATCGATTGGGCTCGAGGCACCTGACGATCTTAACCGGGAACTCGGTGCTGCGCTCACATCCCATGTTTGA
- a CDS encoding DUF1641 domain-containing protein, with protein MAKPIPKNINHPDPRIELQTRLQNASVEHAEAILSGLETLQCLHECGAMEFVRGLLGSSDEVLQIAVDAARTPSSIRGIRNLILLINMFSEVDPETLKAVTRTLPQALKSMSASTETPSTWRLFTELLRNQDTRRGLGAMNKVLATFGHELSAAHGAQ; from the coding sequence ATGGCAAAACCGATCCCGAAGAACATCAACCACCCTGATCCCCGGATTGAACTTCAAACGAGACTGCAGAATGCTTCTGTTGAGCATGCCGAGGCAATCCTGTCGGGGCTGGAGACGCTGCAATGCCTGCACGAGTGCGGGGCTATGGAGTTCGTTCGCGGACTGCTGGGGTCCAGTGACGAGGTCCTTCAGATCGCTGTCGATGCCGCAAGGACTCCGTCATCCATTCGAGGGATTCGGAACTTGATTCTGCTGATCAACATGTTCAGCGAAGTGGACCCCGAAACGCTGAAGGCGGTGACCCGTACACTGCCGCAGGCGCTCAAGTCGATGAGTGCGAGCACGGAAACTCCCTCCACATGGCGACTTTTCACAGAATTGTTACGGAATCAGGATACTCGACGAGGGCTGGGTGCAATGAATAAAGTCCTGGCCACGTTCGGACACGAACTGTCGGCCGCTCATGGGGCTCAGTGA